Proteins co-encoded in one Streptococcus parauberis NCFD 2020 genomic window:
- a CDS encoding nucleoside-triphosphate diphosphatase has translation MTNKIYQMKDDDNWFIGKWNGYNSIELLGGVLDEDLNSLNQMLAPLNNQDYDEENWQEFGYAITVIEKNSDYKLVSFVLNMINEETGRHLVAIEEAGAIIILEDETIYAIKVPRQGVSKQAFFGKSTQSFGDTILIATHNQGKTKEFRQLFGKIGYKVEDLSNYPELPEVEETGVTFEENARLKAETIANLTGKMVLADDSGLKVDILGGLPGVWSARFSGPEATDLSNNAKLLHELAMVFEKKDRSAQFHTTLVVAAPGKDSLVVEADWLGYIATEPKGQEGFGYDPLFIVGESDKHAAELSAEEKNEISHRGQAVKKLMEVFPSWQAKLS, from the coding sequence ATGACAAACAAAATTTACCAAATGAAAGATGATGATAACTGGTTTATCGGAAAATGGAATGGCTACAATTCAATTGAATTGCTAGGTGGAGTCCTTGATGAAGATCTAAACAGTCTAAATCAAATGTTAGCCCCATTAAATAATCAAGATTATGATGAAGAAAATTGGCAAGAATTTGGCTATGCGATTACCGTTATTGAAAAAAATTCTGATTATAAATTAGTTTCCTTTGTCTTAAATATGATTAATGAAGAGACTGGACGTCATCTTGTTGCAATCGAAGAAGCAGGGGCGATCATTATTTTAGAAGACGAAACTATTTATGCGATTAAAGTTCCAAGACAAGGCGTCAGTAAACAAGCCTTCTTTGGTAAATCAACACAAAGTTTTGGTGATACTATTTTAATTGCGACACATAACCAAGGCAAAACAAAGGAATTTCGTCAATTATTTGGTAAAATTGGATATAAAGTGGAAGACTTAAGTAACTATCCAGAGTTACCAGAAGTTGAAGAAACAGGTGTTACTTTTGAAGAAAATGCAAGATTAAAAGCTGAAACGATTGCTAACCTAACTGGGAAGATGGTCTTAGCTGATGATTCAGGTTTGAAAGTGGATATTCTTGGTGGATTACCTGGCGTTTGGTCAGCACGATTTTCTGGTCCAGAAGCAACTGATTTAAGTAATAATGCCAAATTATTGCATGAACTAGCAATGGTTTTTGAAAAAAAAGATCGATCAGCACAATTTCACACGACATTAGTTGTGGCTGCACCAGGTAAAGACAGTTTAGTCGTAGAAGCAGATTGGCTAGGCTATATTGCGACAGAACCAAAAGGTCAAGAAGGATTTGGTTATGATCCTCTCTTTATTGTTGGAGAGAGCGACAAACACGCAGCAGAATTATCTGCCGAAGAAAAAAATGAGATTTCACATAGAGGGCAAGCTGTTAAGAAGTTAATGGAGGTATTTCCATCATGGCAGGCAAAACTTTCATAG
- the racE gene encoding glutamate racemase, with amino-acid sequence MDNRPIGFLDSGVGGLTVVRELRRQLPHENIVYIGDSARAPYGPRPAEQIREFTWDLVNFLLTKDVKMIVFACNTATAVAWEEVKEALSIPVLGVILPGSSAAIKSTTNRKVGVIGTPMTVSSNIYQEKIQLLAPMLSVISLACPKFVPIVESNEIKSSVAKKVVYDTLSPLVGKVDTLVLGCTHYPLLRPIIQNVMGPGVKLIDSGAECVRDISVLLNYFQINANPKEIEKNHRFYTTAGVESFQEIATDWLEENVNVEHVTL; translated from the coding sequence ATGGATAATAGACCAATTGGATTTCTAGATTCAGGTGTAGGAGGCTTAACAGTCGTTCGGGAACTTAGAAGACAATTACCACATGAAAACATTGTTTATATAGGAGATTCAGCAAGAGCACCTTATGGCCCAAGACCAGCGGAGCAAATTCGTGAATTCACTTGGGACTTAGTTAATTTTTTATTGACCAAAGATGTGAAGATGATTGTATTTGCCTGTAATACTGCAACTGCAGTCGCTTGGGAAGAAGTCAAAGAGGCATTATCAATCCCAGTTCTTGGTGTGATATTACCTGGATCAAGCGCAGCAATCAAATCAACGACAAATCGTAAAGTTGGCGTGATTGGGACGCCAATGACAGTTTCGTCCAATATCTATCAAGAGAAAATTCAACTCTTGGCACCAATGTTAAGCGTGATTAGTTTAGCATGTCCTAAATTTGTCCCCATCGTTGAGTCTAATGAGATTAAGTCGAGTGTAGCTAAAAAGGTTGTTTATGATACGTTGAGCCCATTGGTTGGGAAAGTGGATACACTTGTTTTGGGATGCACACATTACCCATTACTGCGTCCGATTATTCAAAATGTTATGGGGCCAGGAGTGAAATTGATTGATAGTGGGGCAGAATGTGTCCGTGATATCTCTGTTTTATTAAACTATTTTCAAATAAATGCTAATCCAAAAGAAATTGAAAAAAATCATCGTTTTTATACAACAGCTGGTGTTGAAAGTTTTCAAGAAATTGCAACGGACTGGTTAGAAGAGAATGTAAATGTGGAGCATGTAACCTTATGA
- a CDS encoding YneF family protein — protein sequence MSTAIWILLIIVALAGGLFGGVFLARKQIEKELGEHPRLTPEAIREMMSQTGQKPSEAKVQQTYRNIVRQSKAASNKGKK from the coding sequence ATGTCTACAGCTATTTGGATTTTATTAATTATTGTTGCCCTTGCAGGTGGTTTATTTGGTGGCGTTTTTCTTGCCCGTAAACAAATTGAAAAAGAACTTGGTGAGCACCCACGTTTGACACCAGAAGCAATCCGTGAAATGATGAGTCAAACAGGACAAAAACCTAGTGAAGCTAAGGTTCAACAAACTTACCGTAACATTGTCAGACAATCTAAAGCAGCTTCAAACAAAGGTAAAAAATAA
- a CDS encoding diaminopimelate decarboxylase: MKEPFVSKETLEKIITTYPTPFHLYDEKGIREKARALNKAFSWNKGFKEYFAVKATPTPAILKILQEENCGVDCATDVELLMSHELGFTDVMFSSNNTKASEYQYARQINATINLDSYDQIGFLKAITSLPETISLRYNPGGTFTLGTAIMDHPQESKFGMTKEQLFQGIRDLKADGVQSFGIHSFLASNTVTNDYYPELARDLFNLAVEIKDQLGVKLDFINLSGGIGVNYRPEEKANDIAVIGEGVRKVYQEVIEPHNLGDLKIFTELGRFMLAPHGHLITTVLHRKETYKKYVGVDASAVNLLRPAMYGSYHHITNSSHPLADFETVDVVGSLCENNDKFAKDRQLPKAEIGDILVIHDTGAHGFSMGYQYNGRLRSAEILLKENGDTRLIRRAETPEDYFATIRGFDF; encoded by the coding sequence ATGAAAGAACCCTTTGTCAGTAAAGAAACCCTAGAAAAAATTATCACGACCTATCCAACTCCTTTTCATCTTTATGATGAAAAAGGAATCCGAGAAAAAGCGCGAGCTCTTAACAAAGCGTTTTCATGGAACAAAGGTTTTAAAGAGTATTTTGCGGTCAAGGCAACACCCACGCCTGCCATCTTAAAAATATTACAAGAAGAAAATTGTGGCGTTGATTGTGCAACTGATGTTGAACTATTAATGAGTCATGAATTAGGCTTTACAGATGTTATGTTCTCTTCTAACAATACAAAGGCCAGTGAATATCAATATGCTAGACAGATTAATGCGACAATCAATTTAGATTCCTATGATCAAATTGGATTCTTGAAAGCGATAACTAGCCTTCCTGAGACTATTTCACTCCGTTACAATCCAGGTGGTACTTTTACTTTAGGCACAGCGATTATGGACCATCCGCAAGAGTCAAAATTTGGGATGACCAAAGAGCAACTTTTTCAAGGAATTCGTGATCTTAAAGCTGATGGTGTTCAGTCATTTGGAATCCACTCTTTCTTGGCTTCAAATACTGTAACCAATGATTATTATCCAGAATTGGCAAGAGACTTGTTTAACTTAGCTGTAGAAATAAAAGACCAGCTAGGTGTGAAACTTGATTTTATTAATTTATCAGGGGGAATTGGGGTCAACTACAGGCCAGAAGAAAAGGCTAATGATATTGCAGTAATTGGTGAGGGAGTCAGAAAGGTTTATCAGGAAGTTATAGAACCTCATAATTTAGGAGACTTGAAAATTTTCACTGAATTAGGTCGTTTTATGCTTGCACCGCATGGTCATCTCATTACGACTGTTTTACACCGGAAAGAAACCTATAAAAAATATGTGGGTGTAGATGCTTCAGCGGTTAATTTGCTACGTCCGGCAATGTATGGATCTTATCACCATATCACTAATAGTAGTCATCCGCTAGCAGATTTTGAAACTGTTGATGTCGTCGGCTCTTTGTGTGAAAATAATGATAAATTTGCCAAAGACCGTCAGTTGCCAAAGGCTGAAATTGGGGACATTCTGGTTATCCATGATACTGGTGCTCATGGCTTTTCAATGGGCTATCAATATAATGGAAGACTCAGATCAGCTGAGATTCTATTGAAAGAAAATGGAGATACTCGACTTATTAGAAGAGCAGAAACTCCGGAAGATTATTTTGCAACTATTCGAGGTTTTGATTTTTAA
- a CDS encoding Bax inhibitor-1/YccA family protein yields the protein MNENIIYTETDSGLNQFFAKIYSLVGMGIGLSAFVSYLMLYPFKDNLLNIVANHPFVYYGAIIFELLLVFFASGAARKNTPAALPLFLIYSALNGFTLSFIIMAYTTSTVMQAFVSSAGVFFVMAMIGARIKRDLSGMRKALFAALIGIILASVVNIFLGSGAMSYIISIISVLIFSGLIAADNQMIKQVYQSTNGQVNDGWAIAMALSLYLDFINLFISLLRIFGRND from the coding sequence ATGAACGAAAATATTATTTATACAGAGACTGACTCAGGTCTCAATCAGTTTTTTGCCAAAATTTATAGTTTAGTCGGTATGGGAATTGGCTTATCAGCTTTTGTTTCCTACTTAATGCTTTATCCCTTTAAAGATAACTTACTAAATATTGTTGCCAATCATCCTTTTGTTTATTATGGAGCAATTATTTTTGAATTGTTATTAGTCTTTTTTGCTAGTGGTGCAGCTCGCAAAAATACACCAGCTGCTTTGCCATTATTCTTAATATATTCTGCTTTAAATGGATTTACTTTGAGCTTTATCATTATGGCTTACACTACATCGACAGTAATGCAGGCTTTTGTCTCATCCGCAGGCGTCTTCTTCGTTATGGCTATGATTGGTGCTCGTATCAAACGTGACCTTTCAGGCATGAGAAAAGCTCTATTTGCTGCTTTGATTGGTATTATCTTGGCCAGTGTGGTAAATATCTTTCTTGGTAGTGGTGCTATGAGTTATATCATTTCTATTATTTCAGTTCTGATTTTCTCTGGCTTAATTGCTGCCGATAATCAAATGATTAAGCAAGTTTATCAATCAACCAATGGTCAAGTCAATGACGGTTGGGCAATTGCTATGGCACTAAGCTTGTACTTAGACTTTATCAACTTATTTATTAGTCTACTTCGTATTTTTGGACGAAATGATTAA
- a CDS encoding HD domain-containing protein has product MDYKKDIEFMELVGEMIDHPRFQKLEKIVQHHHSTRLEHSINVAYSSFKMAKRFGWDAASTARGGLLHDFFYYDWRVTKFNKSHAWVHPRIAIRNARKLTTLNKKEEDIILKHMWGATIAFPRYKESYIVTMVDKYWAVKEAATPIRNRWVNRRFFNKKAIIRKTLNSHNR; this is encoded by the coding sequence ATGGACTATAAAAAAGATATAGAATTTATGGAGCTAGTCGGTGAAATGATTGATCATCCTCGATTCCAAAAACTAGAAAAAATCGTGCAGCACCATCATTCAACCCGACTAGAACACTCAATTAATGTCGCATACAGTAGTTTTAAAATGGCCAAAAGATTTGGCTGGGACGCAGCAAGTACAGCTCGTGGAGGTTTACTTCATGACTTCTTTTATTATGACTGGCGTGTAACTAAATTTAATAAAAGTCATGCATGGGTTCATCCAAGAATTGCCATCCGTAATGCCAGAAAATTGACTACACTTAATAAAAAAGAAGAGGATATCATCCTTAAACATATGTGGGGTGCAACAATTGCATTTCCACGTTACAAAGAATCCTATATTGTAACCATGGTCGACAAATATTGGGCTGTCAAAGAAGCTGCAACACCAATACGTAATCGTTGGGTAAATCGTCGCTTCTTTAATAAAAAAGCAATAATTAGAAAGACTTTAAATAGTCATAATCGATAG
- a CDS encoding TrmH family RNA methyltransferase, producing MIITSKANPLIKQTKKLLTKKHRKGSYLIEGWHLFDEAQKAHQEFVHIFLQEDMADKLRSLEGVILVTNEVLKELTDSPNPQGIIAEIKMPSPTVLEDMQGKYLLLEDVQDPGNLGTLIRTADAAGFTGVFLSDKSADLYNPKTLRSMQGSHFHLPVWRDNVLQFCQQAKEVGVPVIASTLSDQSVDYQSIETPESFILVMGNEGAGISSQMTEIADTLVHITMPGQAESLNVAVAAGILIFSLI from the coding sequence ATGATTATTACTTCAAAAGCAAATCCATTAATTAAACAAACAAAAAAATTATTGACAAAAAAACATCGCAAGGGAAGCTATCTAATTGAAGGCTGGCATTTATTTGATGAAGCCCAAAAAGCACATCAGGAATTTGTCCATATTTTCTTACAAGAAGACATGGCTGATAAGCTGCGCTCTTTAGAAGGTGTCATACTAGTCACTAACGAAGTGCTGAAAGAATTAACGGACTCGCCGAATCCCCAAGGAATTATTGCCGAGATTAAGATGCCATCACCGACAGTCCTTGAAGATATGCAAGGCAAATACCTCTTATTAGAAGATGTTCAAGATCCTGGAAATTTAGGAACATTGATTCGTACAGCAGATGCAGCAGGCTTTACAGGTGTCTTTCTATCTGACAAATCTGCAGATTTATATAACCCAAAAACACTTCGGTCCATGCAAGGATCTCACTTTCATTTACCAGTTTGGAGAGACAATGTCTTGCAGTTTTGTCAACAAGCAAAAGAAGTTGGCGTTCCAGTTATCGCAAGTACCTTATCTGATCAGTCCGTTGATTACCAGTCGATTGAAACACCTGAATCATTTATTTTGGTAATGGGTAATGAAGGGGCTGGTATTAGCAGTCAGATGACTGAAATAGCCGATACTCTAGTTCATATTACGATGCCTGGGCAAGCTGAGAGTTTAAATGTTGCTGTTGCAGCAGGGATACTTATTTTCAGTCTGATTTAA
- a CDS encoding acylphosphatase, with protein MKKVRLTVSGKVQGVGFRYSTYSLALEMGNIYGRVWNNDDGTVGIIAQSEDPSKVAKFIQEIRKGPSRWSNVTYLDVALDNSPDYHDFKMSN; from the coding sequence ATGAAAAAAGTACGTTTGACGGTATCTGGAAAGGTACAAGGAGTTGGTTTTCGATATTCGACCTATTCACTTGCTCTTGAAATGGGCAATATTTATGGGCGGGTTTGGAACAACGATGACGGTACGGTTGGAATTATAGCCCAATCTGAAGATCCAAGTAAGGTAGCTAAATTTATTCAAGAAATTAGAAAAGGTCCCTCTCGGTGGTCAAATGTGACTTATTTAGATGTTGCTTTGGATAATTCTCCTGATTATCATGACTTTAAGATGTCAAATTAA
- the yidC gene encoding membrane protein insertase YidC has translation MKIKLNRILLSGLALSVLVSLSGCVGRDSHGNPKGMIWDTIGKPMSYFIDYFANHMGLGFGLSIIIVTIIVRTIILPLGLYQSWKASYQSEKMAYLKPIFDPINQRMKNASTQEEKFAAQSDLMAAQKANGINMLGGMGCLPLLIQMPFFSAMYFAAMYTKGISTSTFMGIDLGSRSLALTGIIAILYFFQSWLSMQAVAEEQRAQMKTMMYTMPIMMIFMTLSLPAGVGLYWLVGGFFSIIQQLITTYIIKPKLRQKIEEEYKNNPPKAYKSNNPRKDVTASKPQTSKNLSNTGHTKTNRNAGKQKKRK, from the coding sequence TTGAAAATTAAATTAAATCGTATTCTCTTATCAGGACTTGCCTTGTCAGTATTAGTAAGCTTATCAGGCTGTGTTGGTAGAGATTCTCATGGTAATCCAAAAGGGATGATTTGGGATACAATTGGTAAACCCATGTCATACTTCATCGACTACTTCGCTAACCATATGGGGCTTGGATTTGGTTTATCTATTATTATAGTAACCATTATTGTTAGAACAATAATCCTCCCACTCGGTTTGTATCAATCTTGGAAAGCAAGCTATCAATCAGAAAAAATGGCTTACTTAAAACCAATTTTTGATCCAATTAATCAACGCATGAAAAATGCAAGCACACAAGAAGAAAAATTTGCTGCCCAGTCAGACTTGATGGCAGCTCAAAAAGCAAATGGCATTAACATGCTTGGTGGTATGGGATGTCTTCCTTTACTTATCCAAATGCCTTTCTTCTCTGCAATGTACTTTGCAGCTATGTACACTAAGGGCATTTCAACAAGTACTTTCATGGGGATTGACTTAGGAAGCCGTAGCTTAGCCTTAACAGGAATAATTGCTATTCTTTATTTCTTCCAATCATGGTTGTCAATGCAAGCTGTTGCTGAAGAGCAACGTGCTCAAATGAAAACAATGATGTACACAATGCCAATCATGATGATATTCATGACATTGAGTCTTCCTGCTGGTGTTGGTCTTTATTGGTTAGTTGGTGGTTTCTTCAGTATAATTCAACAATTGATTACAACATACATAATTAAACCTAAACTTCGTCAAAAAATTGAAGAAGAATACAAAAATAACCCTCCAAAAGCATACAAATCAAACAATCCTCGCAAGGATGTGACTGCAAGTAAACCTCAAACTTCAAAAAACTTATCAAATACTGGCCATACAAAGACAAATCGTAATGCTGGTAAACAAAAGAAACGTAAATAA
- the greA gene encoding transcription elongation factor GreA produces MAEKTYPMTQGEKDQLELELEELKLVRRPEVVERIKIARSYGDLSENSEYDAAKDEQAFVEGQISTLETKIRFAEIINSDDVAKDEVAIGKTVVVKEVGTNDKDTYHIVGAAGADIFSGKISNESPIAHALIGKKKGDIVKIETPAATYDVEIISVAKTK; encoded by the coding sequence ATGGCTGAAAAAACTTATCCAATGACACAAGGTGAAAAAGATCAACTTGAACTAGAATTAGAAGAATTAAAATTAGTTCGTCGTCCAGAAGTAGTTGAACGTATAAAAATTGCTCGTTCATATGGTGATTTGTCAGAAAACTCTGAGTATGATGCAGCAAAAGATGAACAAGCTTTCGTTGAAGGTCAAATATCGACTTTGGAAACTAAAATCCGTTTTGCAGAAATCATTAATAGTGATGACGTGGCAAAAGATGAGGTTGCAATTGGAAAAACAGTTGTCGTTAAAGAAGTTGGCACAAATGATAAAGATACATATCATATTGTTGGTGCAGCTGGAGCAGATATCTTCTCAGGTAAAATATCTAATGAGAGCCCAATTGCGCATGCCTTAATTGGTAAAAAGAAAGGTGATATCGTAAAAATCGAAACACCAGCTGCAACTTATGACGTTGAAATTATTAGTGTTGCAAAAACAAAATAA
- the mltG gene encoding endolytic transglycosylase MltG → MTDHKDDKQKTPSKMSFKEQILAELEKANQIRKEKEEELHQQGLREDELRQKEIEVQKATQRTAELYHEYQKEAESQTVKDSESLTIGETQPQIVPLSANHLVAEAIEVSEIESIESFSENNSLEEDSGSESYAVYSESETSPLEKQTTSDRSNTNQTDFSESQEESLEKSDENFKEDESDLSKTIPFTPLMANDLDPTGLTTESQATILSNDDIVHYDHSENDKETLTEKQNETSTDEGGLVKKRAKRQHVNRLANKISLMIIAGILALMLLVAVIGTTYVYSAVNPIDKTDKKYVQVEIPVGSGNKLIGQILEEKGLIKNSTVFNFYTKFKNYGNFQSGYYNLQKSMSMGEIAKSLQIGGTAEPTKPVLGKVLIPEGYSIRQMAKAMEDNVNTKSTKDKSPFSSETFLKVISDDVFIKEMVKKYPRLLSSIPKKSDAIYQLEGYLFPATYNYYKGSSEKEMIDQMLATTDAKMANYYDQIENDGKTVNEVLTLASLVEKEGSTDEDRRDIASVFYNRLNNGMALQSNIAILYAMGKLGDKTSLAEDASIDTTIKSPYNIYTNTGLMPGPVDSPGVSAIEATVKPANTDYLYFVANVKTGEVYYAKTYEQHSANVEKYVNSQIQ, encoded by the coding sequence TTGACAGATCACAAAGATGATAAGCAAAAGACTCCATCTAAGATGAGCTTTAAGGAGCAAATTCTTGCAGAGTTGGAAAAAGCTAATCAAATCAGAAAAGAAAAAGAAGAAGAACTGCATCAGCAGGGCTTAAGAGAAGATGAACTTCGACAGAAGGAAATTGAAGTTCAAAAAGCTACTCAAAGAACAGCCGAGCTATATCATGAGTATCAAAAAGAAGCAGAATCTCAAACAGTTAAAGATAGTGAAAGTTTAACAATTGGGGAAACTCAACCCCAAATAGTGCCACTTTCAGCCAATCATCTAGTAGCTGAAGCAATTGAAGTATCTGAAATTGAAAGTATAGAAAGTTTCTCAGAGAATAATAGTCTAGAGGAAGATTCAGGTTCAGAATCCTATGCTGTTTATTCAGAATCTGAAACAAGTCCTTTAGAAAAACAGACTACAAGTGATCGTTCAAACACAAATCAAACTGATTTTTCTGAGAGTCAAGAGGAAAGTCTTGAAAAATCTGACGAGAATTTCAAAGAAGATGAAAGTGATTTATCTAAAACAATTCCTTTTACACCATTAATGGCCAATGATCTCGATCCTACAGGGTTGACTACTGAAAGTCAGGCAACAATCCTTAGCAACGATGATATTGTTCATTATGATCACTCAGAAAATGATAAAGAGACTTTGACCGAAAAGCAAAATGAGACTTCTACTGATGAAGGAGGCCTTGTGAAGAAAAGGGCAAAACGTCAACATGTCAATCGACTAGCAAATAAAATTTCATTAATGATTATTGCTGGTATCCTAGCTCTAATGTTATTAGTTGCTGTAATTGGTACAACTTATGTTTATAGTGCAGTGAACCCGATTGATAAAACTGATAAAAAATATGTTCAAGTTGAAATTCCAGTTGGATCTGGTAATAAATTAATTGGACAAATTCTTGAAGAAAAAGGATTAATCAAAAATAGTACGGTTTTTAATTTCTATACTAAATTTAAAAACTATGGAAACTTCCAAAGTGGCTATTACAATCTTCAAAAGAGCATGTCGATGGGTGAGATTGCTAAGTCCTTGCAAATAGGTGGAACTGCAGAACCAACAAAACCTGTTTTGGGGAAAGTTCTCATTCCAGAAGGTTATTCAATCCGACAAATGGCTAAGGCTATGGAAGATAACGTCAATACTAAGTCGACAAAAGATAAATCACCATTTAGTTCGGAAACCTTCTTAAAAGTAATTTCAGATGATGTTTTTATTAAAGAAATGGTAAAAAAATATCCTCGTCTTTTATCAAGTATTCCTAAAAAATCTGATGCTATTTATCAATTAGAAGGTTATTTATTCCCAGCTACTTACAATTACTATAAAGGTAGTAGTGAGAAGGAAATGATTGACCAAATGTTAGCAACAACTGATGCAAAAATGGCTAATTATTATGATCAGATTGAAAATGATGGTAAAACGGTTAATGAAGTGTTAACACTGGCATCTTTAGTGGAAAAAGAAGGTTCTACGGATGAAGATCGTAGAGATATTGCTAGTGTCTTCTATAATCGTCTGAATAATGGTATGGCTTTACAATCTAATATTGCTATTTTATATGCAATGGGTAAATTAGGAGATAAAACTTCACTTGCTGAAGATGCTTCTATTGACACAACCATTAAATCACCTTATAATATTTACACGAACACAGGTCTTATGCCTGGACCGGTAGATAGTCCTGGGGTATCTGCAATTGAAGCAACTGTAAAACCTGCAAATACAGATTACCTATACTTTGTTGCGAATGTTAAGACTGGTGAAGTGTATTACGCTAAGACTTATGAGCAACATTCCGCGAACGTTGAAAAATACGTCAATAGTCAAATTCAGTAA
- a CDS encoding GNAT family N-acetyltransferase: MIIRNVRPEDWVKISEIEANNFSEQEASTKEVIKERCQLIQDTFLVAEIDDQIVGYIEGPVVSQPILEDYLFQGVSKNPVIGGYIAVTSLSIDSHHQQEGIGIALLAALKDLAIAQERLGIILTCHEELISYYEMNGFTSLGLSDSKHGGSIWYLMEWKA, translated from the coding sequence ATGATTATTAGAAATGTCCGACCTGAAGATTGGGTGAAAATATCAGAAATCGAAGCAAACAATTTTTCCGAACAAGAAGCGTCTACTAAAGAAGTTATCAAAGAACGCTGTCAACTCATTCAAGACACTTTTTTGGTAGCAGAGATAGATGATCAAATTGTAGGATACATCGAAGGACCAGTCGTATCACAACCTATCTTAGAAGATTATCTTTTTCAAGGTGTCAGTAAAAATCCAGTAATTGGTGGCTATATTGCAGTGACCAGCCTATCGATTGATAGTCATCATCAGCAAGAAGGCATAGGGATTGCATTATTAGCAGCTTTAAAAGATTTAGCTATTGCCCAGGAAAGATTAGGTATCATTTTAACTTGTCACGAAGAATTAATTTCTTATTATGAGATGAATGGCTTTACTAGTTTAGGCTTGTCCGACTCAAAACATGGCGGTTCTATATGGTATTTGATGGAGTGGAAAGCTTGA